CGGAGTCGCCCTCGACGATGAAGATCTCGCTGCGCGAGGGGTCTTTGCTCTGGCAGTCCTTGAGCTTGCCGGGCATGCCGTTCGACTCGAGCACGCCCTTGCGGCGGGTCTGCTCACGCGCCTTGCGCGCGGCAAGACGGGCCTGCGACGCGAGGATGCCCTTGCGGACGATCTCGGCGGCCTGCTTGGGGTTGCGGTCGAACCAGTCGTTCAGCTGCGAGCCGGCGACCTTCTGCACGAACGACTTGGCCTCGGTGTTGCCGAGCTTGGTCTTCGTCTGGCCCTCGAACTGCGGCTCGCCGAGCTTGATCGAGATGACGGCGGTCAGGCCTTCACGGACGTCGTCGCCCGAGAGGTTGTCGTCCTTCTCCTTGAGGAAGTTCTTCTCGCGCGCGTAGCGGTTGATCAGCGTGGTGAGCGCCGCGCGGAAGCCCTCTTCGTGCGTGCCGCCCTCGTGGGTGTTGATCGTGTTCGCGTAGGTGTGGACGCTCTCTTGGTACGAGGTGTTCCACTGCATCGCGACCTCGAGCGAGATCTTCTTCTCGGTGTCTTCTTGCTCGAAGGCGATGATGTCGTCGTGGACGGTCTCCACCTTCTTCGTCGTGTTGAGGTACTCGACGTAGTCGACGAGGCCCTTCTCGTAGTGGAAGACGTCGTGGCGGGGCTCGGCGTCGTCCTCTTGCACGCGCTCGTCGCTGAGCTCGATGCGCAGACCCTTGTTCAGGAAGGCCATCTGCTGGAACCGCGTGCGCAGCGTCTCGTAGTCGAACTCGACGGTCTCGAAGATCTCGGCGTTGGGCCAGAACGTGATCGTCGTGCCGGTGGTGTCGTCGTCCTCGCCCTTGGCCAACGGTGCGACGGGCACGCCGTCGGTGAAGCTCTGACGGTAGACGTTGCCCTGTCGGCGCACCTCGACGTCGAGCTCGCTGGACAGGGCGTTGACGACCGAGCTGCCGACGCCGTGCAGACCACCCGACACCGCGTAACCGCCGCCGCCGAACTTGCCACCGGCGTGCAGCACGGTCAGGACGACCTCGACGGTCGACCGGCCCTCGACGGGGTGCACGTCGACCGGGATGCCGCGGCCGTTGTCGACGACGCGCACGCCGCCGTCCTCGCGCATGGTGATCTCGATGTGGTCGCAGTGGCCGGCCAGGGCCTCGTCGACGGAGTTGTCGACGATCTCGTAGACCAGGTGGTGCAGACCACGGGGGCCCGTCGAGCCGATGTACATGCCGGGACGCTTGCGGACGGCCTCGAGACCCTCGAGGACCTGGATCGCACTGGCGCCGTAGGTGTCGTCGGGCTGGGCGTCGGTGGGATCAGCTGACATGTGCGTAGGGGCTCCTGCCGGACGGGACGAAGGTGAGCCGACCGGTCGCGACCGCTGTCTGGGCGGCCCTCGGACGACCTTCCGAGTCTACCGCAGGCCCGTCCGCCGCGGGGCGAAATCCGCCCTCAGACGGATTTTCCCACCGCACTTGGACGATTCACCCTCGTCAACCATAAGTATCGCGAGGGCCCCGCCCTGGAACCGATCTGGGGCCGCGTTTCCAGGTCGGGGCGTTGGGTGCCAAGAAACGCACCGACTGGATGCCCGCGTCCGGGTACCTCTGCACGATGGTCGTCGTGACCTGCGTGCGCATCAGCCGGAGCTGCGTCGCCCAGGCCGTCGAGTCGCATTGAACGGTCAGGGTGCCGTCGTCGATCGACACCGGATCCGAGTGCGCGGCCAGCTCGGCGCCCACCATGTCGGGCCAGGCGGTCATCAGCTCGGACTGCGCCAACGGGCTGTTCCAGCCGAGTTCGTTGGTGACGGCCGACAGCACGTCGGCGATGCCTCGGGGCTCGCGTCCGGTGCCGAACGGCTGGCTCGGGGACCCCAGCTTGATCGACTTGCGCTTCCGGGCGTCGCGCGACCGCGAGTTGGGGTCGCCGAACACCCGGCGGAACCGCAGGTAGACCCGTTGGGCCTCGCTGTCGGGCTGCGCCTCGGGTTCAGGAGGCGCGGGTGGCGTGGACGCCGGAGGCTGCGGTGCGTCGTCGACGCTCACCGCGCCTCCTCGGTGTCGGCCGCACGGGGCCGCTCGTCGCCACTCGCCTCGGGGACGACCGCGTCGTCACCCGGACCGTCGGCGACCGGGGTGCCGTCGATAGGGGCGTCGT
This genomic interval from Frigoribacterium sp. Leaf415 contains the following:
- a CDS encoding DUF721 domain-containing protein, with amino-acid sequence MSVDDAPQPPASTPPAPPEPEAQPDSEAQRVYLRFRRVFGDPNSRSRDARKRKSIKLGSPSQPFGTGREPRGIADVLSAVTNELGWNSPLAQSELMTAWPDMVGAELAAHSDPVSIDDGTLTVQCDSTAWATQLRLMRTQVTTTIVQRYPDAGIQSVRFLAPNAPTWKRGPRSVPGRGPRDTYG
- the gyrB gene encoding DNA topoisomerase (ATP-hydrolyzing) subunit B, with protein sequence MSADPTDAQPDDTYGASAIQVLEGLEAVRKRPGMYIGSTGPRGLHHLVYEIVDNSVDEALAGHCDHIEITMREDGGVRVVDNGRGIPVDVHPVEGRSTVEVVLTVLHAGGKFGGGGYAVSGGLHGVGSSVVNALSSELDVEVRRQGNVYRQSFTDGVPVAPLAKGEDDDTTGTTITFWPNAEIFETVEFDYETLRTRFQQMAFLNKGLRIELSDERVQEDDAEPRHDVFHYEKGLVDYVEYLNTTKKVETVHDDIIAFEQEDTEKKISLEVAMQWNTSYQESVHTYANTINTHEGGTHEEGFRAALTTLINRYAREKNFLKEKDDNLSGDDVREGLTAVISIKLGEPQFEGQTKTKLGNTEAKSFVQKVAGSQLNDWFDRNPKQAAEIVRKGILASQARLAARKAREQTRRKGVLESNGMPGKLKDCQSKDPSRSEIFIVEGDSAGGSAVQGRNPETQAILPLRGKILNVEKARLDRALGNNEVQAMIKAFGADIGEDFDPDKARYHKIVLMADADVDGQHITTLLLTLLFRYMRPLIDLGYVYLAQPPLYKLKWSNAAHEYVYSDAERDAVLVSGRAAGKRIPKENAIQRYKGLGEMDYKELWETTMDPDTRTLLQVTLEDAVAADTIFDTLMGENVESRRNFIQQNAKDVRFLDI